ATTTCACTTTTTACTGAGCAATTTCAGATGCCCGTATATGAGATTGTAAATGCCTGATATATGTAGCCAATTTAGATTCAGCGAAGAATTTGTGATATGAAATTGTTATCCTCCTAAGAATGAATGCAACTTTAtcactgaaaaaaaaaacaaaattttcaattttataacATATGCTTATTGTGCAACATCCTTCATGTTGACTATTAGGCAACATGATTTATAGTGGAGGCAGCCATGTGATTACAATCGGGCTTCTTACCTTgtgttccttacttttccatgtCAAGTGCCCAAATTCTGGTGCTGTTTGCCGAGATCTTGTTTTAAACGTAACCTTGTAAGATAATTTCTGGTGTACTCCGGTAAAATTTAGCGTTCTTGGATCGACCTCTACAAGAGCACCCCTGAATGGTGAAACTGCAACATGGTAATTTGAGTTGGGAGGACCAACATTGGTGACTGTTCTACGGAGGGTTAGAACTGAAACCTTCGTGTTTTCTGGGAAAACAGGCGAAATAGCTGGGTAGTTTAGGTCACCAGGATTGGCAAAATGTTGAAGGCACTTTCTGTTGGAGAACTTAGCGAAAGCTGTCAGCTGGGAAGGAGTCAAACCCTGTGCACACAAAAACTCAAAGTAATCCTGTGCCCCTATGTCGTAGATCAAGCCTGGATCAAGGGCTTTCGATGGGTTTATATGACCTGCACCGTGGTCATAAGGGGTGGAGGGCACACCTGTGGAGGCATCTTTCAGGGGATGAAAGGTATTGTCGTGGACATAAGCCGTTGTCATGAGTGCTGATTTGATTGCAGCTGGACTCCAGTCAGGGTGCCTGGCCTTCAGCAGTGCGGCAATCCCACTCACATGTGGACATGACATGGAAGTTCCAGACAATATATTGAACCTTGTTCTTCTAGGATCAGTTGGCAAACTTGATGGACCTGTATCACCTGTCCATGCTGCAAGGATATTCACTCCTGGTGCCACCACATCTGGCTTCAGGATCTCCAGTGAGAGGAAATTTGGTCCTCTGGATGAAAAAGCAGCCACCACTGGCGAGGGTTTGATCCCTACCTTGGTCCCAAGAAATAGTAAAGTTGCACTAGCCTTTCGATCCCTTGAAACATAATGTTTAATCAGTTTACCTGTCGTCTCACCAACTGCGACTGCAGGGAGAAGGTGACTATCTGCAACCAGCTCCTCTCCGTTAACGGCAGTATTAGACAGAATCATGCCAACTCCTCCGGCATCTTTCACCACTTGACCCTTCTGAACTCGAGGACTTATGCCCCGGTCGCATATTACAATTTTTCCAGCAACAGCATGGCTGTCCAAAGTTCCTTCTAGGCACAGTGAGCTAGGTGTGGGGCTGCTCGAATTACTTCCTGGGTAAATTATAGGGTATTGCTTCTGTGTAGACAGAGTTCTTCTGCCTCTATAAAGTGAAGTTCCAGTTAAGATTTCACCTGTCCCGAGCTTGACAATGGCTGGAAAGTCTCTGTCCATTGTGCTAGCTCCAACTGTGGTGATCCATGGTGATACATTGGTAAGGCTaaccggatcaggccctccattTCCAGCTGAGCACGAAATAAAAACTCCCTTCTCCATAGCACCGAATGCTGCTACTGCCAAACTGTCACGGTAATAAGATGCAACTCCTCCTCCCAAAGAGATGGATAGAACATTTACTCCATCAGCCACGGCTTGATCAACTGCAGAAAGAATGTCTGAGCTAAAGCACCCTCCAGTCCAGCAAACTTTATAAGGGACAATCCTCGCACCAGGGGCCATCCCTTGTGCAGTGCCATAAGCATAGCCGAAAAGATTTGCACCGTGAACAGCTGAGCCTGCAACTGTTGCAGCAGTATGAGTGCCGTGGCCATCTTGATCCCTTGGGGACTTGTACTCATCTCGTTCATTGATCTTGCCTGAAGCTGCCTCATAGCCGCGGTAGAACACTCTAGCGCCGATTATCTTTCTGTTGCAATGATGCCTGTCAAAAGCACGGCCTA
This portion of the Coffea arabica cultivar ET-39 chromosome 2e, Coffea Arabica ET-39 HiFi, whole genome shotgun sequence genome encodes:
- the LOC113730131 gene encoding subtilisin-like protease SBT1.3; the encoded protein is MVAFLGKRLLLFVSSYLAFSFLTCTSNKTSTTTTYIVQIDKWAKPALFVDHVQWYSSIVKSVTSKPSKVDDSEDEDRIIYTYHTAFHGIAARLNQEEVERLQEKHGVMAVFPETVYQLHTTRSPLFLGLENRYGTSVWSDRLSQSDVIVGVLDTGIWPESPSFNDTEMGPVPGHWKGKCEIGRAFDRHHCNRKIIGARVFYRGYEAASGKINERDEYKSPRDQDGHGTHTAATVAGSAVHGANLFGYAYGTAQGMAPGARIVPYKVCWTGGCFSSDILSAVDQAVADGVNVLSISLGGGVASYYRDSLAVAAFGAMEKGVFISCSAGNGGPDPVSLTNVSPWITTVGASTMDRDFPAIVKLGTGEILTGTSLYRGRRTLSTQKQYPIIYPGSNSSSPTPSSLCLEGTLDSHAVAGKIVICDRGISPRVQKGQVVKDAGGVGMILSNTAVNGEELVADSHLLPAVAVGETTGKLIKHYVSRDRKASATLLFLGTKVGIKPSPVVAAFSSRGPNFLSLEILKPDVVAPGVNILAAWTGDTGPSSLPTDPRRTRFNILSGTSMSCPHVSGIAALLKARHPDWSPAAIKSALMTTAYVHDNTFHPLKDASTGVPSTPYDHGAGHINPSKALDPGLIYDIGAQDYFEFLCAQGLTPSQLTAFAKFSNRKCLQHFANPGDLNYPAISPVFPENTKVSVLTLRRTVTNVGPPNSNYHVAVSPFRGALVEVDPRTLNFTGVHQKLSYKVTFKTRSRQTAPEFGHLTWKSKEHKVRSPIVITWLPPL